One part of the Prunus persica cultivar Lovell chromosome G5, Prunus_persica_NCBIv2, whole genome shotgun sequence genome encodes these proteins:
- the LOC18776038 gene encoding uncharacterized protein LOC18776038 — translation MKGRRPSWSSPAFGLLLVLVVVLGMGEVIKMGGAAPSAAQCHEERALAVTACMPVVFGKLPTPECCERARVSHTECICPVVTPKVAATIHDINRAVRLIEGCGRRVPRHFKCGSITTP, via the exons ATGAAGGGAAGAAGGCCATCGTGGTCGTCACCGGCTTTCGGGCTCTTATTAGTTCTTGTGGTTGTTCTTGGCATGGGGGAGGTGATCAAAATGGGTGGTGCAGCCCCAAGTGCTGCCCAGTGCCATGAGGAGAGGGCCCTTGCGGTTACTGCATGCATGCCGGTGGTGTTTGGTAAGCTTCCAACGCCAGAGTGTTGCGAACGCGCAAGGGTCAGCCATACTGAATGCATATGCCCTGTCGTCACCCCCAAGGTTGCAGCCACCATTCACGACATCAACCGCGCCGTCCGCCTCATTGAAGGGTGTGGTAGGAGGGTGCCTCGCCACTTCAAGTGTGGGA GCATCACCACTCCATGA